The segment TCCGCGCGGCGAGCGCACTGCTGAGCGAGATCGAGCAGCAGAACAAATCGCTGCTCGACCAGATCAGCGTGGTGGACTTCAATCCCAATGTCTTCCGCACGCTCACTGCGCGCGGCATTCATGTCATCTACGGCGACATCAGCAATATCGATACCCTGCTGCATGCCGGCGTCGGCAACGCCGAGATCATCATCCTGAGCGTGCCGGATTCTCTGCTCAAGGGCGCCAATAACGAGAAGCTCGTCCGCCATGTGCGGTCGATGAATCCGGACGCGAAGATTATCTCGACGGCGGACCTGCTGGCCGACGTCAGCGACCTGTATGCGGCAGGAGCCGATTACGTGACGGTGACCCGCACCACCGATGCCGCGGAACTCTACAAGGTGATCGAGGCGGTCGACAGCGGCCTGCTCGCCGACAAGCGCGCCGACATGGATCGGCGGCTGAGCGAACGCAGGGAAGTCCTGCCCTGAGGCGCCGCCTCAAAAGGATATTTCGCCTGGAGAAACGTTTGAAACGGCTATCGCCGGGCAGATATTGGGTGCCGGATATCGGCCATGTGGAGAGGGCAGTTGCGCCCGCCCGCGCCCTGCGCCATACGGTCTGCGTCCTGTTGACAGTATGATCGCGGAGATACGGTAGCGCCATGGCCCATCCCATTCCTGAAGTTCTGAAAGCCTTTGCTGCCGGCGAAATCGTCGTGGTCACGGACGACGATGATCGTGAAGGCGAGGGCGATCTGATCGTCGCTGCCACGCTGTGCACGGCCGAGAAAATGGCATTCATTATCCGCCACACCTCGGGAATTGTTTGCGCGCCGATCACCGCCGATAACGCCCGGCGGCTGCGGCTCGATCCGATGGTCGCCCACAACGATTCAAACCACACCACCGCCTTCACGGTGTCGATCGACTACAAGCCCGGCATGACGACCGGCATTTCGGCCGAGGAGCGCACCGTATGCTGCCGGGCGCTGGCCAATCCCAACGCGGGTGCCAGCGACTTTGCGCGGCCCGGCCATATTTTCCCGCTGATTGCGCGCGACGGCGGCGTGCTGCTGCGGTCGGGACATACCGAGGCCGCGGTCGATCTCTGCAAGCTGTGCGACCTTCCGCCGGTTGGCGTCATCAGTGAATTGATGAACGACGACGGTACGGTGATGAAGGGCGAGCAGGTCGTGAAGTTCGCGGCCCAGCACAATCTCAAGCACGTCACCATCGCCGACATGATCGCATACCGCCAGGCACGCGAGAAGCTGATCGAGCGGGTCTCCACCTTCACCGTCGACAGCCCGATCGGTCCGCTTGACGGCTACGCCTATCGTTCGCCGTTCGATCCGATCTATCACGTCGCCTTTGTCTACAAAGGCGTCGGCAACGGGCAGAACGTGCTGACGCGGTTTCACAAGCCCAATATCGTCAGGGACATTTTCTTTGGATCGGGGCGCGTTCTGGCTGCGCTTGAACATTTCAAGAAGAACGGCAGCGGTGTGCTGGTCTATCTGCGTGATGGCGCTGCTGGCGTGCCGGTGGCGCCGCTCGACGACGATCATTCCGCGGAAGCGGATCGCAACCGGCAATGGCGTGAAGTTGGCGTCGGCGCGCAGATTCTGCGCGATCTCGGCGTGACCTCGATCCGCCATCTCACCTCATCGACGCACGACTACAAAGGCCTCTCCGGATTTGGCATCGAGATCGTCGCCAACGAGCCGTTTGAAGGCTAGACGTCGCGCACGCAGGAACTGGTTTTGCGCTTGCAACCTGACGCCGACGATTTATCGTGATTTTATAACAGCAGACGGAAGCTGAAAGGATTTGTCATGAGTGCCCGCCCGCAGACCAAGGACAAGCCAGCCAAGGCGACGTTTCAGTGGGATGATCCGTTCCTGCTCGACGATCAGCTGACCGAGGACGAG is part of the Bradyrhizobium sp. G127 genome and harbors:
- the ribB gene encoding 3,4-dihydroxy-2-butanone-4-phosphate synthase, whose protein sequence is MAHPIPEVLKAFAAGEIVVVTDDDDREGEGDLIVAATLCTAEKMAFIIRHTSGIVCAPITADNARRLRLDPMVAHNDSNHTTAFTVSIDYKPGMTTGISAEERTVCCRALANPNAGASDFARPGHIFPLIARDGGVLLRSGHTEAAVDLCKLCDLPPVGVISELMNDDGTVMKGEQVVKFAAQHNLKHVTIADMIAYRQAREKLIERVSTFTVDSPIGPLDGYAYRSPFDPIYHVAFVYKGVGNGQNVLTRFHKPNIVRDIFFGSGRVLAALEHFKKNGSGVLVYLRDGAAGVPVAPLDDDHSAEADRNRQWREVGVGAQILRDLGVTSIRHLTSSTHDYKGLSGFGIEIVANEPFEG